A single candidate division WOR-3 bacterium DNA region contains:
- a CDS encoding lipopolysaccharide assembly protein LapA domain-containing protein: protein MRFLGLVFVIIVIGFMIGFMVLNSQTRVDLDIFGQRISDISLAMVCFYAFLAGMVFVLVFALADEIVLRTGLYRMGRENKNLKKELDALRNLPLEEEK from the coding sequence ATGAGATTTTTGGGATTAGTCTTTGTGATAATTGTAATTGGCTTCATGATTGGCTTCATGGTCCTCAATTCCCAGACAAGAGTTGATTTAGATATATTTGGCCAGAGGATATCCGATATCTCATTGGCCATGGTTTGTTTTTATGCATTCTTGGCAGGTATGGTTTTTGTGCTTGTTTTCGCACTTGCTGATGAAATTGTGCTGCGTACTGGTCTCTACAGGATGGGCCGGGAGAACAAGAATTTGAAAAAAGAACTCGACGCTCTGCGCAATCTTCCTCTCGAGGAGGAAAAATGA